Part of the Methylorubrum populi genome is shown below.
GGAGAGCATGGGCTCGTCGAGGCGCCACAGTCCGGCGACGATCGGCACGGTGTCGATCTTCTGGCGCAGCCGCGTGACGAGGCGGCGCAGATGGGTCGGCTCGCCCGACAGCGCCAGCGAGATCACGCAGACGGCCTGGGCCGGGCCCGGCTCCCACGCGCCGATCCGCACCCGCGCGACCTCGGCGAAGGGCACCTGCCGCGTGCCGAACCCGCGCTTGCGCAGGAGCTGGTCGGCGATGGCCGTGGCGGCCCCGTCGAGGAAGCCGCGGCCGGAGACGAGGAGCACCGCCCCGTCCTGCCGCCAGGCCTCGGGCAGGTCGTCCGGATCCGGTTCTGGGATCGGATCGCTCTTGCAGGCGCTCTCGCCGTCGCCCGCTCCGTCCGAGATCAGGCGGGCGGATTTCGAGGCCGGCTCGGGCACCTTGTCGTCGCGATCCTCCAGATCCTCCACGAGCGCCGTGATCGAGGCGCGGATCTCGTCCTTCTGGTCGGGGGTGAGCACGCCACGGGCGGCGTCGCGGGCGGCGAGTTCGAGACCCTTGAGCACCACGTCGTCGTAATAGGCCGAGAGCGAGCACTCCCGCAGGATCAGCTCGGCATGCTCCTGCGCCTCCTCCGGATCGTCGGCGAGCATGCGCTGGTAGAAGTTCTCGATCGGGGTCAGTGCCGGCCGGTTGCTGAACAGCACGTCCAGAAATTCGAGCCGGTCGACGTGGCGCCCGAGCACGACGAGGCAGACGGTCAGCGGCGTCGAGAGAAGCAGCCCCACCGGTCCCCACAGCCAGGTCCAGAACAGGGCCGAGACCAGCACCGAGAAGGGCGAGAGGCCTGTGGAGTGGCCGTAGACCAGCGGCTCGATGATCTGCCCGACGATCGGCTCGACGAGGGCAAAGAGAAGGAAGGTCGCCAGTGCCATGCTCCAGCCCGGCTCGACGGCGGCTGCGAGTGCGATCGGCAGCACGGCCGAGAGCACGGCGCCGATATAGGGCACGAAGCGCATGACCAGCGCGAAGATGCCCCACAGCACCGGGCTCGGCACGCCGATGATCCAGAGCCCGACGCCGATGACGATGCCGAAGGCGGTGTTGAGGGCGAGTTGCCCCAGGAAGTAGCGCGAGAGCCGCCGCGCGGCGTCGTCCATGGCGACCGTCGTGCGGTGGAGGTCGCTCGAGCCGGCGAGGCGGATCAGGCGGTCGCGCAAGTCCTCCCGCTGCATCAGGATGAACAGGAGCACGACGATGACGATGCCGGCGGTGGCCAGCGGCTGCGCCACCGGCGAGAGCACGGTGGTGGCGAGTTCGAGCGGGCTCGGGCGGCGCTCCTCCACCTGCACCACCAGGGGCTTGGCCGGTTCCGGCTCGGCCCTGCGGGCGCTGTCGCGGGCGGCCTGCTCGCGAAGCGATCGCTCCTTGGCCCGCTCGGCGCTCTCCTTGTTCTCCTCCCCGCCCTGGTGGATCGCGCGGTTGATGTTGGCGATGTAGTCCATGGTCTGGCCGAGCGAGCCGTTCCGCAGTCCCTCGATCTTGCGCTCGACCGTGCGCTGGTAGCGCGGCACGTCCTGGGCGAGCTCGGCGACCTGCACGCCGATGACGGTGGTGAGCGCGGCGATGACGCCCGCGGCGAACAGCACCGAGACGAGGACCGCCACCGCCCGCCCCAGCCGCAGCCGGCGCAGGAAGTTCACCAGCGGGCCGAGCACGAAGGACAGCAGCACCGCGATGGCGATGGGGATCAGCACCTCGCGCGCAAGGAACAGGCCGGCGACGATGATCGCGAACACGACGAGGGATGAGGCGAGCGGACCTTTGGGCGTCTCGGCGGCGGCGACCCGCGTGGGGCGTGGCGGCACGATGAAGCCCTCACCGGGGGATATGCGCTTCATGTCAGGCCGAACTTCCCTCTCACGCCACGCTTCATCGCAAGGCCCGACGGACCGCGTCGCGGCCCTTTCGTCCTGCTCGAGAGCCGCGCGGGTCCGACGCAGCCGCCGGTGCCCGGGGGCACTAGAACTCAAGAAACCGTGAGCAGGCCGGATTCGATCCCTGAAACGTCGCCGTAACAGGGCGACCCGTCAGGCCCCTGGACACATCTCGACGAAGGAGTTGGTGAAGGGCCGGAGGCTAAAACCAGCGCGCTCCAGCTCCGCGCGCACGGCTTGTGCCATCGCGATAGCCTCCGGATTGTCGCCGTGGACGCAGACGGTGTCGATCTCGACGGGAATGCATCGTCCTCCGCGTGTGAAGACGGCACCCTCCTCGACCATGCGCACGACGCGCGCGGCGGCTTCCTGCGCCTCGTGGATCACTGCGCCCGGCGAGCCGCGGGGGCTGAGCGTGCCGTCCTCGGCATAGGCGCGGTCGGCGTAGATCTCCCGCACGAGGGTCAGCCCGGCGCGCGCGCCGGCCCGCTCGGCGGCGAGCCCCGGCATCACCACCAGGGCAAGGCCCGGATCGACCCCGGCCACGGCCCGGGCCAGGGCGTCGGCGACCGCCTCGTCCTCGTTCGAGAGGTTGGCGAGGGCGCCGTGCGCCTTGACGTGGGTGACGCGAGCGCCCGCCAGCGCGGCGCAGGCCTGGAGCGCGCCGATCTGATAGGCGATGTCGCGCTCGATTCGTCTCGGGCTCTCCTGGATCCGGGTCCGGCCGAAACCGCGCAGATCGTGAAAGCCTGGATGGGCGCCCACGGCCACGCCGCGGGCCCGCGCCGCGGCGACGGTCTCGACCATGATGTCGGGATCGCCCGCGTGGAAGCCGCAGGCGATGTTGGCCGAGGTGACGATATCGAGGAGCCTTGCGTCGTCGCCCAGGCGCCAGGGGCCGAAGCCCTCGCCGAGATCGGCGTTGAGATCGATGCGGGCGCTCACTCGGCAGCCCGTATGGAACTCGACCTCTTCCCACGAGGTGACGCGGATGGACGCGGATGCGTCGAGGTCTCGGAACGCGGGCGCATCATCACGCCGAAGCCTTCCGCCGCGTCGCCGATGAAACGGATGCCCTCGCCTTCGAGCACCGTGCGGATCGCATCCAGGGTTTTGGTGCGCGGCGCGACCTGATCGCTCTCGATCATGTTCAGGGTGACGGCGGAGATGCTGGCGCGGCTCGCCAGAACCCCTTGCGTCCATTTGA
Proteins encoded:
- a CDS encoding AI-2E family transporter yields the protein MKRISPGEGFIVPPRPTRVAAAETPKGPLASSLVVFAIIVAGLFLAREVLIPIAIAVLLSFVLGPLVNFLRRLRLGRAVAVLVSVLFAAGVIAALTTVIGVQVAELAQDVPRYQRTVERKIEGLRNGSLGQTMDYIANINRAIHQGGEENKESAERAKERSLREQAARDSARRAEPEPAKPLVVQVEERRPSPLELATTVLSPVAQPLATAGIVIVVLLFILMQREDLRDRLIRLAGSSDLHRTTVAMDDAARRLSRYFLGQLALNTAFGIVIGVGLWIIGVPSPVLWGIFALVMRFVPYIGAVLSAVLPIALAAAVEPGWSMALATFLLFALVEPIVGQIIEPLVYGHSTGLSPFSVLVSALFWTWLWGPVGLLLSTPLTVCLVVLGRHVDRLEFLDVLFSNRPALTPIENFYQRMLADDPEEAQEHAELILRECSLSAYYDDVVLKGLELAARDAARGVLTPDQKDEIRASITALVEDLEDRDDKVPEPASKSARLISDGAGDGESACKSDPIPEPDPDDLPEAWRQDGAVLLVSGRGFLDGAATAIADQLLRKRGFGTRQVPFAEVARVRIGAWEPGPAQAVCVISLALSGEPTHLRRLVTRLRQKIDTVPIVAGLWRLDEPMLSDDALRAKLGADDHVTSLRDLIETILAIARHGTPQEPERQQAATPPRQALPEPA
- a CDS encoding LamB/YcsF family protein — translated: MSARIDLNADLGEGFGPWRLGDDARLLDIVTSANIACGFHAGDPDIMVETVAAARARGVAVGAHPGFHDLRGFGRTRIQESPRRIERDIAYQIGALQACAALAGARVTHVKAHGALANLSNEDEAVADALARAVAGVDPGLALVVMPGLAAERAGARAGLTLVREIYADRAYAEDGTLSPRGSPGAVIHEAQEAAARVVRMVEEGAVFTRGGRCIPVEIDTVCVHGDNPEAIAMAQAVRAELERAGFSLRPFTNSFVEMCPGA
- a CDS encoding helix-turn-helix domain-containing protein codes for the protein MNPSAITPAQIRAGRGLLKWTQGVLASRASISAVTLNMIESDQVAPRTKTLDAIRTVLEGEGIRFIGDAAEGFGVMMRPRSETSTHPRPSASPRGKRSSSIRAAE